From the Kogia breviceps isolate mKogBre1 chromosome 3, mKogBre1 haplotype 1, whole genome shotgun sequence genome, one window contains:
- the LOC131752431 gene encoding large ribosomal subunit protein eL21-like, with protein MINTEGKRRGTHYMFSRPFRKHEVAPLATCMRIYKKGDIVDIKGMGTVQKGTPHKCYHGKTGRVYNVTQHAVGITVNKQVKGKILAEIINVRIDHIKHCKSRDRFLKRVKENDQKKKEEAKEKGTWVQLKHQPAPPREAHFVRTNEKEPELLEPIPYEFMA; from the exons ATGATCAAcacagagggaaagaggaggggcaCCCACTACATGTTCTCTAGGCCTTTTAGAAAACATGAAGTTGCTCCTTTGGCCACATGCATGCGAATCTACAAGAAAGGTGATATTGTAGATATCAAGGGAATGGGCACTGTTCAAAAAGGAACGCCCCACAAATGTTACCACGGCAAAACTGGGAGAGTCTACAATGTTACCCAGCATGCTGTTGGCATCACTGTAAACAAACAAGTTAAGGGCAAGATTCTTGCCGAGATAATTAATGTGCGTATCGATCATATTAAGCACTGTAAGAGCCGAGACAGATTCCTGAAACGGGTGAAGGAAAATgatcaaaaaaagaaggaa gaagccaaAGAGAAAGGTACTTGGGTTCAGCTGAAGCACCAGCCTGCTCCACCCAGAGAAGCACACTTCGTGAGAACCAATGAAAAGGAGCCTGAACTGTTGGAGCCCATTCCCTATGAATTCATGGCATGA